A single Elephas maximus indicus isolate mEleMax1 chromosome 2, mEleMax1 primary haplotype, whole genome shotgun sequence DNA region contains:
- the SRP19 gene encoding signal recognition particle 19 kDa protein isoform X2, with translation MACAAARSPADQDRFICIYPAYLNNKKTIAEGRRIPINKAVENPTATEIQDVCLAVGLNAFLEKNKLYSREWNRDVQYRGRVRVQLKQEDGSLCLVQFPSRKSVMLYAAEMIPKLKTRTQKTGGGDQSLQQGEGSKKGKGKKKK, from the exons GTTCATTTGTATCTACCCTGCTTATTTAAATAACAAGAAGACCATCGCGGAGGGGAGGCGCATCCCCATAAACAAG GCTGTTGAAAATCCTACAGCTACAGAAATTCAGGATGTATGCTTAGCAGTTGGACTTAATGCATTTCTTGAG aaaaataaactgTACTCTAGAGAATGGAATCGCGATGTTCAGTACAGGGGCAGAGTCCGGGTCCAGCTCAAACAGGAAGATGGCAGCCTCTGTCTTGTACAGTTTCCATCAC GTAAGTCAGTAATGTTGTATGCAGCGGAAATGATACCTAAACTAAAAACAAGGACACAGAAAACAGGAGGTGGTGACCAAAGTCTTCAGCAAGGAGAGGGaagtaaaaaaggaaaagggaagaagaagaagTGA